A region from the Pseudomonas promysalinigenes genome encodes:
- a CDS encoding isovaleryl-CoA dehydrogenase — translation MHYPSLNFALGETIDMLRDQVRTFVAAELAPRAAQIDHDNLFPADMWRKFGDMGLLGITVSEEYGGTGLGYLAHVVAMEEISRGSASVALSYGAHSNLCVNQINRNGTHEQKLKYLPKLISGEHIGALAMSEPNAGSDVVSMKLRAEQRGDHYVLNGSKTWITNGPDANTYVIYAKTDLDKGAHGITAFIVERDWKGFSRSNKFDKLGMRGSNTCELFFDGVEVPAENVLGQLNGGVKVLMSGLDYERVVLSGGPTGIMQSCMDLVVPYVHDRKQFGQSIGEFQLIQGKLADMYTQLNASRAYLYAVAQACDRGETTRKDAAGVILYTAERATQMALEAIQILGGNGYINEFPAGRLLRDAKLYEIGAGTSEIRRMLIGRELFNETR, via the coding sequence ATGCATTACCCCAGCCTGAACTTCGCCCTTGGCGAAACCATCGACATGCTCCGTGACCAAGTGCGCACCTTCGTCGCCGCCGAATTGGCGCCACGTGCAGCGCAAATCGACCATGACAACCTGTTCCCCGCCGACATGTGGCGCAAGTTCGGCGACATGGGCTTGCTGGGGATTACCGTTAGCGAAGAATACGGCGGCACAGGCCTGGGCTACCTGGCCCATGTGGTTGCCATGGAGGAGATCAGTCGCGGTTCGGCCTCGGTGGCACTGTCTTACGGCGCCCACTCCAACCTCTGCGTGAACCAGATCAACCGCAACGGCACCCACGAACAGAAACTCAAGTACCTGCCCAAGCTGATCAGCGGCGAGCACATCGGTGCCTTGGCCATGAGCGAGCCCAACGCCGGCTCCGACGTTGTGTCGATGAAACTGCGCGCCGAGCAGCGCGGCGATCACTATGTGCTCAATGGCAGCAAGACCTGGATCACCAACGGCCCAGACGCCAACACCTACGTGATTTACGCCAAGACCGATCTGGACAAGGGCGCTCATGGCATCACCGCTTTCATCGTCGAGCGTGATTGGAAAGGCTTTAGCCGCAGCAACAAATTCGACAAGCTGGGCATGCGCGGCTCCAACACCTGCGAGCTGTTTTTCGACGGCGTTGAAGTGCCGGCCGAAAATGTCCTTGGGCAACTCAACGGCGGCGTGAAGGTGTTGATGAGCGGCCTGGACTACGAGCGCGTGGTGCTCTCCGGCGGCCCGACCGGCATCATGCAAAGCTGTATGGACCTGGTGGTGCCCTATGTTCACGATCGCAAACAATTCGGCCAGAGCATCGGCGAGTTCCAGTTGATCCAGGGCAAGCTTGCCGACATGTACACCCAACTCAACGCCAGCCGCGCCTACCTGTATGCCGTGGCACAGGCCTGCGACCGTGGCGAAACCACCCGCAAGGACGCCGCCGGGGTGATTCTTTATACCGCCGAGCGCGCCACGCAGATGGCCCTGGAAGCGATCCAGATTCTCGGCGGCAATGGCTACATCAACGAATTCCCAGCTGGCCGCCTGCTGCGCGATGCCAAGCTGTACGAGATCGGCGCCGGCACCAGCGAAATTCGCCGAATGTTGATCGGTCGCGAATTGTTCAACGAAACCCGCTGA